The nucleotide sequence GGCGGTCATGCAGCTATGCCCCACCTTTGCAAAAACCCCATGTACCCTGCCATGGATATGATTCAGTCTATGAATATAAAATCCAGAATAGAAAATAACCCGCTGGAATCCCATGTAGTTACCTTCTCCTCCATTCAAGCCGGCACTGCAGCAAATGTGATACCGGAGCAATGTACAGTGAAAGGAACGGTAAGAACTTTTAATAATGAGCTTAGAAATAAATTATATGAGGATATTAAAAATACAGCCTCCCTTAGTGCAGAAAAGTTTGGCTGCACTGTAGAATTGGATTATAAATTTGAATATCCGCCGCTGATAAGCGATACCGCTTTAACAGAAAAGTTTGCCGGTATTACCGCTGATCTAATTGGTAAGGATAAGGTATTGCCACTGATAAAGACCTTTGCCGGCGAAGACTTTGGTTTCTTTGCGGAAAAGGTTCCCTCAGTACACTTTAGGCTTGGTATTGAGGAGGGAGACAAAGGGGTTCATCCTCTGCACTCCCCATACTTTAGCGCATCGGAAGAATGCATTTTTCATGGAATTTATATTTTGACAAACTATATATTAGCAAAGTGATAAAATATATGTATGTTGCAGAATAAATAAAATTTTTATGTTGTTTTTTTTCATGTATCATTTTCACCCTTCCATCATATCTTATTTACTGTAATGATTTTCCATAAATTTATTATGTGAAGGAGTGTACTTAAGGCAATGTTATATTACAATAATCCAATGGACTACAGAGAAAATGATATGTCTCAGTGCTGTCAGCCAAGCTTTTACTCAAGCCAATATCATGGCTTCCACTGCCCCTACGCCCCCGGTAACAATTACCGTATGGCAGGAGAGCAAATCATACCTAATCTTCCGAACTCATGGGATCTTGGCCCAATTAAAATTCAATGGACCTTTGATGGCAAATCAATTAATGCTGTGTTAAGAGTATTTGAAAATTCAGTCAAAGAAGTGGTATTAACCATGGCCAAGCCAATGGTATCCATAACTGCAGAAGTTGGAGACACCACAGTAAACGTAAAAGTTAATGCAGATTTTGTTAACAATTATGTGGCTATAAGCGGAGCTATATGCTTTGATACAATTTGCACTACCTTTAACAATACTGTGATTGCCAGATGGTAATTTGAGGTTAGATTTTTAAGGATTATTTTGCCCAGTGCAGAATTTCTGATTTATTATTTTGCTATCTAGGACGGATTTGCTTACAGTGCTCTGTTTTTGGAAAAACTCCTGTTTGTTTACGTATTTAATAATGAAAATAAAAAGCGAGAAGGCGCAAGTCCTTCTCAATCTTTTCATTAAACAACTATAAAATCACTATTAATTGGTGTACTCTTTAGCAACGTTACATATTCCAGATGGTGTAAATGGAACTGGGCCTGTAGGTATTATAAAATCAGTAAAAAACTCTATGCAATCAGGTATATATTGATCATTACCCTTGACACCAGGATTTCCCTTTGTATCCCTGAAGCTTAGGCCCCAAATTTCTGGTCTTTTCCACGACTTCATAATTCTCTCTCCTTTCATCTAAATTTTTATGATAAATTAGCTTCAATGTTATGTTGATAATTTATGTAATTATTCAAATATCATTAAAACTAATTCTCATTATTAATCACATAGCTTTAAAAATTTATAAAACACTAATGCAGTTAGAAGTGTTTTCACCTCATATGCAAAGGTCTCCTTGCTGAGATCTTCCCCAACCTTCTTAAACAGCTTGTCTAGCTTATCTACATCTAAGTACTTTTTAATACTATCATCCTGCAGCATTTCTGTTATTTCTGCTGAAGTACTTACCCATTCCGATTCCATCCTTTGAATCCAATCTGCACTTTGCTTTCCCCTTACTCTATAATTTAGTCTGATTTTGTCCGGTAATATGCCCTCCATAGCCCTTCTTATTAATATTCTCTCCCTTCCGCCACTTACAAACTGACTTGGAGGGAGACTTAAACAGAATTCTATAACTCTCTTATCCCTGGTGGGATCCCTCTTTATAAGTCCGGTACTAAGAGAGTGCTTTGTCTCTAAACTTCCCATATGAGAGAACAACACCATGTTTGTAATAAAATTTCTCATTTCTTTAAAATCATAGATTTTATTTTTATGAACATTATAACCCAACTTTTGAGCCCGCTTCTTAGATTTCCATGCCTTGGACAATTCTGAATTAACTGCTGCTAAAACCGGCTCTTCCTTTCTCTTCCCCACTGTAAAAGTTTCAAGTAACTTAATAGATTTTATAACTCTTAGAAACATCTTTTTAAACAATAACTTTCTTTCAATTCTGTAAAATCTACTATAGCCATTAATTTCTCTATACACACTTATGAACTTACACTTCTTCAATAATGTGTATATATGAGTAATGTAATTCCCGTAGGAAATTGTAAAATTGCCAAGCTGACCATCTAGCAGCACCTTGCAGCCTTTATCCTTTGCTTTACTTAATATATCATCTATCCAAAAGAGATTATCTATCATCTTATATGGCTGCTCGAAAGTTTCAATAAATCTATCCATATCTGTTATGGAGTTTTTCCCTTCTGCTCTGCAATAATTTATATTTATGTTACTATACTTTTTCTTAAGTTCCTCAATAAATTCACTTTCATCTGCTATGAGACTTTGTGGTAGATAATCCCTGTATCCTAATATTGGCACTGAAGTAAAGGCTTCTAAGCTCTTTCCTTTTTGTCCAAGTTCAATGGCTGATAGGGCAGCTACAGATGATGAATCTAGTCCCCCGCTTAACATAATTGCAACATTGCCCTCACTTCTCAGTCTGCATTTAACTGATAACTGAAATATATTTCTAAAGGTTTCTATGTATTCACAATCTGATTTCAACGCTAAAGACTTAATCTTTTCCGGGAACCAATACCTTTTAACCGCATAGCCTTCCGTTGTAACCGTGATATAATGTGCCGGAGGTACTTGATAAATGTTTTTATATACTGTTTCATGAATATCTATCTCATGAACCACACCCTCAATAGTCAGAAAATCCGATATCCACTTTTCATTAAGTGTTTTTCCACTGCTGATCAGCTCTAAAATCGGCCTCATTACCGTACAAAACATAAAAACATTATCTTCCATACAATAATAAAGAGATCGCTTTCCTACATGATCCCTGGCACAAAATAGCCGCCTATTGTTTTCATCCCAAATGGCAAAGGCAAAATCTCCCACTAAATATTCACAGCACCTATTCCCCCACTTCATATAGGCAGCCAAAATTATCTGACTATCTGTAATAACTTCCGAACCTGCCCGCAGGTTTAATAAATCCATTAATTCATCTCTATTATCAATGATTGCATCTGCTGTAATAGCTAAAGCTGCGTGGCTATCATAAAAGGGTAATATTTCGAACTTAGATTCGACAGTATTTATTTGAACTCCACAACCGAAAAAAATCTGTCCTCTATCCAGAAAGTCACTTTTATCAAAATTATACATGGAAAGTGTCTCAAGCATCTTAATGCCTTTATGACTTTGTTTATTATCTTCAAGTTTATATAAACCACATATGGCTCCCATTCATCACTTCTCCCTCCCAATCATGATAACTTGGCCACTTCTTTAAAAAAACCTTTTTCGCTTTCACC is from Clostridium thermarum and encodes:
- a CDS encoding asparagine synthase-related protein; this translates as MGAICGLYKLEDNKQSHKGIKMLETLSMYNFDKSDFLDRGQIFFGCGVQINTVESKFEILPFYDSHAALAITADAIIDNRDELMDLLNLRAGSEVITDSQIILAAYMKWGNRCCEYLVGDFAFAIWDENNRRLFCARDHVGKRSLYYCMEDNVFMFCTVMRPILELISSGKTLNEKWISDFLTIEGVVHEIDIHETVYKNIYQVPPAHYITVTTEGYAVKRYWFPEKIKSLALKSDCEYIETFRNIFQLSVKCRLRSEGNVAIMLSGGLDSSSVAALSAIELGQKGKSLEAFTSVPILGYRDYLPQSLIADESEFIEELKKKYSNININYCRAEGKNSITDMDRFIETFEQPYKMIDNLFWIDDILSKAKDKGCKVLLDGQLGNFTISYGNYITHIYTLLKKCKFISVYREINGYSRFYRIERKLLFKKMFLRVIKSIKLLETFTVGKRKEEPVLAAVNSELSKAWKSKKRAQKLGYNVHKNKIYDFKEMRNFITNMVLFSHMGSLETKHSLSTGLIKRDPTRDKRVIEFCLSLPPSQFVSGGRERILIRRAMEGILPDKIRLNYRVRGKQSADWIQRMESEWVSTSAEITEMLQDDSIKKYLDVDKLDKLFKKVGEDLSKETFAYEVKTLLTALVFYKFLKLCD
- a CDS encoding M20 family metallopeptidase; the protein is MNLKELIKANLEPIKKLRETLHNNAELSHEEFKTQKIILDFLKDLDIPAEIYAVTGAAGVLNSGEDCLAIRADMDALPVNGVSHACGHDYHMAIVLGTAYMLKKLGYDKCVKFIFQPAEETDGGALPMIKEGVLENPKVTEMLGFHVWPGVKVGTIELTGGPSMASVDEFMVTFKGVGGHAAMPHLCKNPMYPAMDMIQSMNIKSRIENNPLESHVVTFSSIQAGTAANVIPEQCTVKGTVRTFNNELRNKLYEDIKNTASLSAEKFGCTVELDYKFEYPPLISDTALTEKFAGITADLIGKDKVLPLIKTFAGEDFGFFAEKVPSVHFRLGIEEGDKGVHPLHSPYFSASEECIFHGIYILTNYILAK